In one window of Kosmotoga pacifica DNA:
- a CDS encoding peroxiredoxin — translation MEQRIPLIGEKFPDLRVQTTHGMLNLPEAFKGKWFVLFSHPADFTPVCTTEFIAFQKRYEQFKELNTELIGLSIDQVFSHIKWVMWIKENLGVEIKFPIIADDTGKISSQLGLIHPGKGTNTVRAVFIVDPEGIIRALLYYPQELGRNLDEILRMVKGLQLSDEKSVAIPANWPKSELINDRVIIPPASNIHDAEKRTKEYECFDWWFCHKKL, via the coding sequence ATGGAACAGAGAATACCACTTATTGGAGAGAAATTTCCAGATTTGAGAGTACAGACTACCCATGGAATGTTGAATTTACCTGAGGCCTTTAAGGGAAAATGGTTTGTTCTGTTCAGCCATCCCGCGGATTTTACGCCAGTGTGTACCACGGAGTTTATTGCTTTTCAAAAGCGATATGAACAGTTCAAAGAACTAAACACAGAGCTGATAGGTTTGAGTATTGATCAGGTATTTTCTCATATCAAATGGGTGATGTGGATCAAAGAGAATCTCGGCGTGGAAATAAAGTTCCCAATTATAGCAGACGATACAGGGAAAATATCTTCCCAGCTGGGACTCATTCATCCGGGTAAAGGGACAAACACGGTCAGAGCTGTTTTTATCGTTGACCCTGAAGGCATAATAAGAGCGTTATTATATTACCCGCAGGAGCTAGGTAGAAACTTAGACGAAATCCTCAGAATGGTGAAAGGACTCCAGTTGAGTGACGAAAAGAGCGTTGCTATTCCCGCAAACTGGCCAAAAAGCGAACTTATAAACGACAGGGTAATCATTCCACCTGCTTCAAATATACATGATGCAGAAAAGAGAACGAAGGAGTACGAATGTTTTGATTGGTGGTTTTGCCATAAGAAACTATAA
- a CDS encoding carbohydrate ABC transporter permease — MVITATKFKRYIPYILILPTIIYYAIFWLRPVLTAVFYSFLEEGSNKLTLANYRTIFTDPYFVKALINTGIFVAISVTIEFVVALGLALLINKKFKGAGLFLSLALIPMALPATAVGAMWSSGFATYGWMNALLYKLGLIAADGKIPFLAGNEFQSLMLVILIDAWQVIPFMMVILLAGLQGIPRESIEAGYIFGGNKPTVLRKITMPMLKSSIQTALILRIISAIQVWLIIVMIYGYRRIPVLLEEVVFYKEELLGFYRIALAYSVIVAVIVSFVAVLYLKVSGAFKKEET, encoded by the coding sequence ATGGTTATCACAGCGACGAAGTTCAAAAGGTATATCCCCTACATTCTGATATTACCCACAATTATTTACTACGCTATTTTCTGGTTGAGGCCAGTCCTGACAGCTGTTTTTTACAGTTTTCTTGAAGAGGGAAGTAATAAACTCACGCTGGCAAATTATAGAACCATTTTTACCGATCCATATTTTGTTAAGGCGCTCATTAACACGGGTATTTTTGTTGCCATCTCTGTTACCATTGAGTTTGTTGTCGCCCTGGGATTGGCTCTGCTCATCAACAAAAAGTTCAAGGGAGCGGGTCTTTTCCTGTCACTCGCCCTCATCCCCATGGCACTTCCTGCTACCGCGGTTGGAGCCATGTGGTCCAGCGGTTTTGCCACATACGGTTGGATGAATGCACTTCTATACAAGCTTGGTTTAATAGCTGCGGACGGCAAGATCCCTTTTCTTGCAGGAAATGAGTTTCAATCTCTGATGCTCGTCATCTTGATAGATGCATGGCAAGTTATCCCGTTCATGATGGTTATTCTACTCGCCGGTCTGCAGGGTATTCCGAGAGAGTCTATTGAAGCGGGATATATTTTTGGAGGTAATAAACCGACGGTTCTCAGAAAAATAACGATGCCCATGTTGAAATCGAGTATTCAGACCGCATTGATCCTCAGAATAATTTCTGCGATTCAGGTCTGGCTTATTATCGTTATGATTTACGGTTACAGGCGAATTCCCGTCCTACTTGAAGAAGTCGTCTTCTACAAAGAAGAACTTCTGGGTTTTTATAGAATCGCCCTTGCTTATTCAGTAATAGTTGCGGTAATTGTCTCCTTTGTTGCTGTACTCTATTTGAAGGTCTCAGGAGCCTTCAAAAAGGAGGAAACCTGA
- a CDS encoding ABC transporter ATP-binding protein, with product MATLELIKLSKRYGKSVWGAKDVNLKVEDKEFIVFLGPSGCGKTTTLRMIAGLEEVTEGKVLIDDQDVTDMPPRKRNVSMVFQSYAVWPHMTVYENIAFALKLKKVEKSEIDKIVRDVADLTGIGEYLERYPRQLSGGQRQRVALARAIAVKPKLFLMDEPLSNLDAKLRVRMRTELKAIHHKTEATTIFVTHDQSEAMSMADRIVVMKDGKIVQIGTPDEVYFDSADVFVAGFIGTPPTNFLEVEVKRDKGEVFLVHPSFSFKLNDQLLPYLKDYDKGRLIMGIRPESIQINSGNTIFREKVLVVEPQGSHQVVAIELNGKIMKIVVPSFPKYSPDEIIDISFDEKRVMFFDIETEERLKIENK from the coding sequence ATGGCTACGCTTGAACTTATAAAACTCTCTAAAAGATATGGCAAAAGCGTTTGGGGTGCTAAAGACGTGAACCTCAAAGTTGAGGATAAGGAATTCATAGTCTTTCTTGGACCATCTGGTTGTGGTAAAACCACGACTCTCAGAATGATAGCTGGCCTGGAAGAAGTCACCGAAGGTAAAGTCCTTATAGATGATCAGGATGTAACGGACATGCCTCCCAGAAAGAGAAATGTCTCTATGGTCTTTCAGAGTTATGCAGTATGGCCCCATATGACTGTTTATGAAAACATAGCCTTTGCCCTCAAATTAAAAAAGGTGGAGAAGTCCGAAATCGATAAAATTGTTCGTGATGTGGCAGATCTCACAGGTATTGGAGAATACCTCGAAAGATATCCACGCCAACTTTCAGGTGGTCAAAGACAGAGGGTCGCCCTTGCGAGAGCGATCGCCGTTAAACCCAAACTATTCCTTATGGATGAACCCCTTTCCAATCTCGATGCAAAACTCAGGGTCCGTATGAGAACCGAGTTGAAAGCCATCCATCATAAAACAGAGGCTACAACAATTTTCGTCACGCATGACCAATCCGAAGCCATGAGCATGGCGGACAGAATTGTGGTCATGAAAGACGGGAAAATCGTACAGATAGGTACACCGGATGAAGTCTATTTTGATAGTGCTGATGTCTTCGTAGCAGGCTTTATCGGCACTCCGCCTACGAATTTCCTCGAGGTGGAGGTAAAACGCGATAAAGGAGAAGTATTCCTTGTACATCCTTCATTCAGCTTCAAACTCAATGATCAGTTGCTCCCTTATCTTAAAGATTATGACAAAGGCCGTCTAATCATGGGAATCAGGCCTGAAAGTATACAAATCAACAGTGGAAATACAATCTTCAGAGAAAAAGTGCTTGTTGTTGAACCGCAGGGTTCTCATCAAGTTGTGGCTATCGAGTTAAATGGGAAGATAATGAAGATTGTGGTACCTTCTTTCCCCAAATACTCACCAGACGAGATAATAGATATCTCCTTTGATGAAAAGCGAGTCATGTTCTTCGATATTGAGACAGAAGAAAGACTTAAGATTGAAAATAAATAA
- a CDS encoding carbohydrate ABC transporter permease, whose amino-acid sequence MAERKNAKKIISSTIFYIFVAGIATIIVLPIYFLISISFMSDQEAYDWPISLAPAFSHSFLLQKSDNIPGGFLISVYSRSQEEFVTISESDKLDDMISFVNRKTSSKIPKKLLEEKIVELEEVVAQNEDRIAELKTQIKQETLTINKLNRDIVKIQRKLKFIDPEDESFKELRENLQNQLQEKQQEKALTEEKISALKKELQPISGVTFKVRKNIFASYVTFFRVTSDSMGALIRSIQVALLTVLISLTIGGMAGYAFARYIFKGKNLLKLSVLFVRMFPGIAIAMPMVMILARMGFYDRPIGLSLVYSVGQIGMTTWITASIFMGISTELEEAAQVFGTSRWGAFFRVTLPLALPGLAASAMYAFIGSWSETAQAIVLTQFNPTFPVVIYQTLVGTKGMINLVAAGSVTLAFPAVLFTMIIRRYILQMWGGVRV is encoded by the coding sequence ATGGCAGAAAGAAAAAATGCGAAAAAAATCATATCGAGTACGATTTTCTATATATTCGTGGCTGGAATCGCTACGATCATAGTTCTGCCCATATATTTTCTCATTTCCATTTCATTCATGTCTGATCAGGAGGCTTACGATTGGCCTATCTCCCTCGCTCCAGCCTTTTCACATTCGTTCTTACTTCAAAAATCAGACAACATTCCAGGTGGTTTTCTGATAAGTGTATATAGCAGGTCCCAGGAGGAATTTGTCACGATATCCGAATCGGATAAACTTGATGACATGATAAGCTTTGTGAATAGAAAGACGAGTAGTAAAATTCCGAAAAAACTCCTTGAAGAGAAAATAGTTGAGCTCGAAGAAGTTGTTGCCCAGAACGAAGACAGAATTGCTGAGCTTAAAACACAGATAAAGCAAGAAACCTTGACAATAAACAAGCTCAATAGGGATATCGTAAAGATACAGCGAAAACTGAAATTTATCGATCCGGAAGATGAATCATTTAAGGAACTCCGTGAAAATTTACAGAATCAGCTTCAGGAGAAACAACAGGAAAAGGCTTTAACAGAGGAAAAAATATCAGCTCTAAAGAAAGAACTGCAGCCAATTAGCGGTGTTACATTTAAAGTACGAAAAAACATTTTTGCCAGTTATGTAACCTTTTTCAGGGTAACTTCTGACTCTATGGGGGCACTAATCAGGAGTATCCAGGTAGCACTGTTGACTGTTCTGATATCCCTCACCATAGGCGGCATGGCGGGTTATGCCTTCGCAAGGTATATCTTTAAAGGAAAGAATCTGTTGAAACTCAGTGTTTTGTTTGTTCGAATGTTCCCTGGAATAGCCATTGCCATGCCCATGGTCATGATCCTTGCCCGAATGGGCTTTTACGATCGCCCCATCGGGTTATCACTCGTCTATTCAGTAGGCCAGATCGGTATGACCACGTGGATTACAGCGAGTATCTTCATGGGGATTTCTACTGAGCTTGAGGAAGCGGCACAAGTTTTCGGTACTTCTCGCTGGGGAGCTTTCTTCCGTGTGACGTTGCCTCTGGCACTCCCGGGCCTGGCAGCAAGTGCCATGTACGCCTTTATTGGCAGCTGGTCTGAAACGGCTCAGGCCATAGTTCTAACCCAGTTCAATCCCACGTTCCCTGTTGTTATTTATCAGACGCTGGTGGGAACAAAGGGTATGATAAACCTTGTTGCCGCCGGAAGTGTGACCCTCGCTTTCCCTGCCGTACTCTTCACCATGATCATAAGAAGGTACATTCTCCAAATGTGGGGCGGGGTCAGAGTCTAA
- a CDS encoding ABC transporter substrate-binding protein — MKKLLLVLMLVAIVAFAFGKETLVVVSRLWTPPSEKEFVINEIIKPFEEMYGVEVRFSTLDDQKMLEQVKLQQETGNITTDVVIAYAAKMPEWVENGYVVDLTDIVSQWTDRHFSKGLDSMTIFDGRRYFLPIGADVYLFIANKKALPYLPEGADIQNLTWEQVAEWANAIALGEGEGKFAVTGVPKKSFIYQAGAICLSYGADWPNLDNPGAMAAFYLLSKMVDAFPPAVMTYDDVRPPLKRGEAWLAAAHNARIGEVYKNDPTNFIIAPVPMGPAGRGSVAGTSGFAIVKGTKHFDLAVKFLEYMTRPDIMLKVSKGTGGFIPTVEEALVYLGDTVEDEVIKKSIMVMKNGVLSYIAPLWKDWGQVKLVYDDIFKNMIMNGIFDPEYLELMQLKIDALRK; from the coding sequence ATGAAAAAGCTTCTTCTGGTTCTTATGCTCGTTGCTATTGTAGCTTTCGCATTCGGTAAGGAAACGCTGGTTGTCGTTTCGAGGCTCTGGACACCGCCGTCGGAGAAGGAATTCGTCATTAATGAAATCATCAAACCCTTTGAAGAAATGTACGGCGTTGAGGTCAGATTCTCCACTCTCGATGACCAGAAAATGCTGGAACAGGTGAAACTCCAGCAGGAGACTGGTAACATCACGACTGACGTAGTTATAGCTTATGCTGCAAAGATGCCTGAATGGGTAGAGAATGGATATGTAGTTGACCTTACTGATATCGTCTCCCAGTGGACTGACAGGCATTTCTCCAAAGGTCTCGACTCCATGACAATTTTCGATGGTAGGAGATATTTCCTTCCTATTGGAGCCGATGTTTACCTATTCATCGCTAACAAAAAGGCTCTTCCCTATCTCCCTGAAGGCGCTGACATTCAGAATTTGACCTGGGAGCAGGTCGCTGAGTGGGCCAATGCCATCGCCCTCGGCGAAGGTGAAGGAAAGTTTGCTGTTACCGGTGTTCCTAAGAAGTCCTTTATCTATCAGGCGGGTGCGATATGTCTTTCCTATGGTGCTGATTGGCCGAACCTTGACAATCCGGGTGCCATGGCCGCGTTCTATCTACTGAGCAAGATGGTTGATGCTTTCCCGCCCGCGGTTATGACTTACGATGATGTCAGACCTCCTCTGAAGAGAGGAGAAGCTTGGCTGGCAGCTGCTCATAATGCCAGAATCGGTGAAGTCTACAAGAATGACCCAACGAATTTCATCATCGCTCCTGTTCCTATGGGACCTGCTGGAAGAGGTTCTGTTGCCGGTACAAGCGGTTTTGCCATTGTCAAAGGTACGAAGCACTTCGATCTGGCTGTTAAATTCCTTGAGTACATGACCAGACCTGATATTATGCTAAAAGTAAGCAAAGGAACAGGTGGATTCATTCCCACTGTTGAGGAAGCACTCGTATACCTTGGCGACACCGTCGAGGATGAAGTCATCAAGAAGTCCATCATGGTCATGAAGAACGGAGTCCTTTCCTACATCGCTCCTCTCTGGAAGGACTGGGGTCAGGTTAAGCTCGTCTACGACGATATCTTCAAAAACATGATCATGAACGGCATTTTTGATCCTGAATACCTTGAGCTCATGCAGCTCAAGATCGACGCTCTCAGGAAATAA
- a CDS encoding LacI family DNA-binding transcriptional regulator — MKKVTITDIAKLTGYSIKTVSRVINNAPNVKEETRRKILQVIEEHNYSVNLLAKALRNSETRTVILFIDRRKGKYWNEWHDLMLKSIMVKLKDRGYKVILSPSSGEETISNDTDGFHLLKSGLADGAIMFDVISKDCRVKYLRANNIPFIIIGKDMDFTDTSFVDLDNYLVGFIGAEYLINKGYKNIVFFLGPKVFNVNRDRAQGFEEACKKHGVTHSVFYGISTIKGIYEKTHELLSRATVDAFFISGDEKALGAYRAIREKGLKIPEDVAVLGIDNLPSSEYMYPPLTSIDQNVEKFSDQAVNLLIEMMHSKEKTPKRIILTPRIVERQSV; from the coding sequence ATGAAAAAAGTTACAATAACCGATATCGCGAAACTCACTGGCTATTCAATAAAAACTGTCTCGCGAGTCATCAACAACGCACCCAACGTCAAGGAAGAGACGCGCAGAAAAATTCTCCAGGTCATTGAAGAACACAATTACAGCGTGAACCTCCTCGCAAAAGCCTTGAGGAACAGTGAGACCAGAACGGTGATCCTGTTTATCGACAGGAGGAAAGGTAAGTATTGGAACGAATGGCATGATCTCATGTTAAAAAGTATCATGGTGAAGTTGAAGGACAGAGGTTATAAAGTCATTCTTTCTCCATCCTCTGGCGAAGAAACAATAAGCAACGACACGGACGGTTTTCATTTGCTCAAGAGCGGGCTAGCTGATGGGGCTATCATGTTTGATGTCATTTCAAAAGATTGCAGAGTCAAATATTTGAGGGCAAATAACATTCCGTTCATCATCATCGGTAAGGACATGGACTTTACTGACACATCTTTTGTCGACCTCGATAACTACCTTGTGGGTTTTATCGGGGCGGAATATCTCATAAACAAAGGCTATAAGAATATAGTTTTCTTCCTGGGACCAAAGGTTTTCAACGTAAACCGTGATAGGGCTCAGGGATTTGAAGAAGCATGTAAGAAGCATGGGGTAACCCACAGCGTTTTCTACGGAATATCTACTATAAAGGGAATCTATGAAAAGACTCACGAATTATTGTCCCGGGCTACAGTTGATGCCTTTTTTATTTCAGGTGATGAAAAGGCCCTTGGAGCATATAGGGCCATCCGGGAGAAAGGATTAAAAATCCCTGAAGATGTCGCCGTTCTTGGCATAGATAACCTGCCTTCCAGCGAGTATATGTACCCACCCCTAACTTCTATCGATCAGAACGTCGAGAAATTCTCCGACCAGGCTGTCAATCTTTTAATCGAAATGATGCATTCAAAAGAAAAAACACCAAAGAGAATCATTCTGACACCCCGGATAGTGGAGAGGCAATCTGTATGA
- a CDS encoding PadR family transcriptional regulator: MRGFRRGPGGFGRRWIELYLLLLIAEKPSHGYELFTRLKDFGVMIPGIGQMGSLYRILSNLEIGGFVATDWDMSEGGPARKVYKITKEGLSFLADAMESVYELKESIEKFIKRYEKLRDRFNE, translated from the coding sequence TTGCGCGGCTTTAGACGAGGTCCTGGCGGATTCGGCAGACGATGGATCGAGTTGTATTTATTGCTATTGATAGCGGAAAAACCATCCCACGGGTATGAATTATTCACAAGGCTAAAGGATTTTGGTGTTATGATCCCCGGTATCGGGCAGATGGGAAGCCTTTATAGAATACTGTCTAATCTCGAGATAGGGGGCTTTGTGGCCACGGACTGGGATATGAGTGAAGGAGGCCCGGCCAGAAAGGTCTACAAAATCACAAAAGAGGGACTCTCCTTCCTTGCCGATGCTATGGAAAGTGTATACGAACTGAAAGAGAGCATCGAAAAATTTATTAAAAGATATGAAAAACTAAGAGATAGATTTAATGAATAG
- a CDS encoding MFS transporter: MEERRHFFAFIWHASFLALTMAFVEVNTVLPALVLKAGGNSFSIGLITAITTGIPLLVQIIFAGLLMARTRKKPFLLLGIYLRVFSLASIGFLLRSDMTGSLLLLMIFLIISIFSFSGVFAGICYTDLLGKSIAKNRRKFMAFRQIVGSFLSLVGGYLARMVVSKIPYPNNYSMMFFIAAFSLALGSIGFWMIREESSEITSYPGFWKIIKSIPATLKGDSNLRGYILFTNMTGFGLILIPFYVLLAKETFGLTGENVGNFLFLQMIGMLIAGFFWGNYLHRKGFKKLLYLCAIFGSTLPILALLLSKTNANLYMLIFLLTGITLSARKMGFEGLLIEISNNENRALYTGISGAFNLVTALLPLVMGMIIDSLGFAVVFVFSSVFIFSGILYLNRIKIQEV; encoded by the coding sequence ATGGAAGAAAGGAGGCACTTCTTTGCCTTCATATGGCATGCTTCATTTCTGGCATTGACAATGGCTTTTGTGGAAGTAAACACAGTGTTACCGGCTCTTGTATTGAAGGCGGGAGGGAACAGTTTTTCTATAGGACTGATCACCGCCATTACAACAGGTATCCCTCTGTTGGTACAGATAATCTTTGCAGGACTTCTCATGGCGCGAACACGCAAGAAACCCTTTCTGCTCCTGGGCATTTACCTGAGGGTCTTTTCATTGGCCTCAATAGGCTTCTTGCTACGAAGTGATATGACGGGTAGCCTTCTTCTCCTGATGATCTTTCTAATCATATCCATTTTTTCCTTTAGCGGTGTCTTCGCCGGTATTTGCTACACTGACCTACTTGGAAAATCGATAGCCAAAAATAGAAGAAAGTTCATGGCTTTCAGGCAGATAGTGGGTAGCTTTCTCTCTCTTGTAGGAGGATATCTGGCGAGGATGGTTGTCAGTAAGATTCCATACCCGAACAACTATTCAATGATGTTCTTCATCGCTGCGTTTTCACTGGCCCTTGGTTCAATCGGTTTCTGGATGATACGTGAGGAATCGAGCGAAATAACCTCTTATCCGGGCTTTTGGAAAATAATCAAAAGTATTCCCGCGACCCTTAAAGGTGACAGTAATTTGCGCGGTTATATACTCTTTACAAACATGACCGGTTTTGGGTTAATACTCATCCCCTTTTATGTACTTCTCGCCAAAGAAACCTTTGGATTGACAGGAGAAAATGTGGGTAACTTCCTCTTTCTGCAAATGATAGGGATGCTTATTGCTGGATTCTTTTGGGGAAATTATCTGCATAGAAAGGGGTTTAAAAAACTCCTTTACCTTTGTGCGATTTTCGGAAGCACCTTACCAATACTCGCACTACTGCTCTCTAAGACAAACGCAAATCTATACATGTTGATTTTCCTTCTCACAGGTATCACATTGAGTGCAAGGAAAATGGGTTTTGAAGGTTTGCTGATAGAAATCTCAAACAACGAAAACAGGGCACTATATACCGGTATTTCTGGGGCGTTTAACCTCGTCACTGCTCTTTTACCGCTGGTGATGGGCATGATCATCGATTCGTTAGGATTTGCGGTTGTATTTGTATTCTCAAGTGTTTTCATTTTTTCAGGTATACTCTATTTGAACAGGATAAAAATTCAGGAGGTGTGA
- a CDS encoding GAF domain-containing protein: MLRTGHRIQNEEISEKFFSKNHLEIIDMIDELVIVFLIDSTEIPGKIIYANRMAVKLLGYSLKDLKEKSFYDLVRDFPTDNKIRQKKRFNCDFITFSGSKLSLFGTVGFIKRAGRSLGVYIGKDNSKTTRLLEELRWRVSFENLIAKISSMFVGAFDFDDAVNRSLESIGKFTGADRAYLFLFSEDGKSMSNTHEWCAEGITPEKDMLQNLPVDTFPWWMRKLKAGKIINIENVSKLPDEASAEKEILQAQDIKSLIVLPVFTGKELAGFIGLDDVDRNVPWKESDITLLKVFSEILSRALEIKKGA; the protein is encoded by the coding sequence ATGTTGCGTACGGGGCACAGAATTCAAAATGAAGAAATATCAGAGAAATTTTTTTCAAAGAATCATCTTGAAATAATCGATATGATAGACGAGCTTGTCATAGTATTCCTCATAGATTCCACGGAAATCCCAGGAAAAATCATTTATGCCAACAGGATGGCAGTCAAATTGCTGGGGTATTCCCTTAAGGATTTAAAGGAAAAGAGTTTTTATGACCTGGTAAGGGATTTCCCTACGGATAACAAGATCAGACAAAAAAAACGCTTTAACTGTGATTTTATCACTTTTTCAGGCTCTAAATTATCCCTCTTCGGGACTGTCGGTTTTATAAAACGTGCTGGTAGGAGTTTAGGAGTCTACATTGGCAAAGATAACAGCAAAACTACAAGGCTTTTAGAAGAACTGCGATGGAGGGTCAGTTTCGAAAATCTAATAGCAAAAATTTCTTCAATGTTTGTTGGCGCTTTTGACTTCGATGATGCGGTAAACCGCTCGCTTGAAAGTATTGGCAAATTCACTGGAGCTGATAGGGCTTATTTATTTCTGTTCAGCGAAGACGGTAAAAGCATGTCAAATACGCACGAGTGGTGTGCAGAAGGCATAACACCAGAGAAGGATATGCTTCAAAATTTACCAGTTGATACTTTCCCATGGTGGATGCGCAAGCTAAAAGCGGGAAAGATTATAAACATTGAGAACGTATCCAAACTACCAGACGAAGCTTCCGCTGAAAAAGAAATCCTTCAGGCTCAGGATATAAAGTCTCTCATCGTCCTTCCTGTTTTCACAGGAAAAGAGCTCGCTGGATTCATAGGTTTGGACGATGTAGATAGAAATGTGCCATGGAAAGAGAGCGACATAACACTTTTGAAGGTTTTCTCAGAAATCCTTTCCAGAGCTCTTGAAATAAAAAAAGGGGCCTAA
- a CDS encoding glycosyltransferase family 4 protein, whose product MNIGLAHYRVGETDGVSLEMEKWRKVLEKMGHKVFFISGTPDYGEIYIPEMSFHSERFKKIERNAYKELSDYANAEEFKEDILREAGVIEEKLTRVIKENNIELLVPNNILSLGVALPVAIAFTRVIKKLKLKAIAHNHDFYWEREVLSKPTCDFVKECLEEYYPPKDVNIKQVVINEIAKKELFKRKGLDSTVVPNVFDFDQPLWKSDEFNQDLREKLGISPNDIVFLQATRVTDRKAIELAIEVVGEVSRRRQELYGTLYDGREFTPNDRIVMLMPGLIETATNYVEFLKKVAVDENVEIIWCNQIMGAERHDSAGEKMYSLWDMYVVADMITYPSILEGWGNQFLEGLFAKKNMIVFEYPVYLTDIKPLGFEVISLGAQYAERKGTGYVEIPREKIIEAANEAIKLLKDEKEYIRRVEKNFAIGQQHLSYRTLGNKLKEIISSFNS is encoded by the coding sequence ATGAACATAGGTCTTGCGCATTACAGAGTTGGCGAAACTGATGGTGTTTCACTGGAAATGGAAAAGTGGAGAAAGGTCCTGGAAAAGATGGGACATAAGGTCTTCTTCATCTCTGGCACACCTGATTACGGTGAGATTTACATTCCGGAGATGAGCTTTCACAGCGAGCGCTTTAAAAAGATTGAGAGAAACGCTTATAAAGAACTGAGTGACTATGCGAACGCAGAAGAATTCAAAGAAGATATCCTGAGGGAAGCCGGAGTCATTGAAGAAAAACTCACAAGAGTTATAAAGGAAAACAACATCGAGTTGCTGGTGCCCAATAACATCCTTTCTCTGGGGGTGGCTTTGCCTGTTGCGATAGCGTTCACGAGAGTTATCAAAAAACTTAAACTAAAAGCAATAGCACATAACCACGACTTTTACTGGGAGAGGGAAGTCCTCAGCAAACCGACCTGCGATTTTGTGAAGGAATGCCTTGAGGAGTACTACCCCCCAAAAGATGTGAACATAAAACAAGTAGTGATCAATGAAATAGCTAAAAAAGAACTTTTCAAGAGAAAGGGACTGGATTCAACGGTTGTTCCCAATGTCTTTGATTTTGATCAGCCTCTTTGGAAGTCAGATGAGTTCAATCAGGATCTCAGGGAAAAGCTGGGTATTTCACCCAACGACATAGTATTCCTTCAGGCAACGCGTGTCACAGACAGAAAAGCCATCGAACTCGCGATCGAGGTCGTCGGTGAGGTTAGCAGAAGGCGTCAAGAACTCTACGGGACACTTTATGATGGTCGTGAGTTTACCCCAAACGACCGAATTGTGATGCTGATGCCAGGCCTCATCGAAACTGCCACTAACTACGTGGAGTTCCTCAAAAAAGTCGCTGTTGATGAGAACGTCGAAATCATATGGTGCAATCAGATAATGGGAGCTGAAAGACATGATTCCGCAGGCGAAAAGATGTATTCACTCTGGGATATGTATGTAGTTGCAGACATGATAACCTACCCCAGTATTCTCGAAGGATGGGGGAACCAGTTTCTTGAGGGGCTGTTTGCGAAGAAAAACATGATAGTCTTTGAGTACCCCGTCTACTTGACAGATATCAAACCCCTTGGTTTTGAAGTGATAAGTCTCGGGGCGCAATATGCTGAAAGGAAAGGTACAGGATACGTGGAAATTCCGAGAGAAAAGATCATTGAGGCGGCAAACGAGGCAATAAAACTTTTAAAAGACGAGAAGGAATACATCAGAAGAGTAGAGAAGAACTTTGCTATAGGACAACAACACCTCTCTTATAGAACACTTGGGAATAAGCTGAAGGAAATTATCTCAAGTTTTAACTCATAG
- a CDS encoding class I SAM-dependent methyltransferase, whose protein sequence is MGAKEKYNRFSRIYDFFEGAMEKRVFSKYRTLLMSKLPRGAKILEIGIGTGKNIPYYPPDVEVIGIDFSPGMLEIARKRMNAFRGKRLTFLEMDAQNMSFSDNTFDAVISTFVFCTVPDPIKGLKEAKRVLKIGGKAIFLEHMRSENSFINVFLYLVNVVTKPLLGTSTVRDTKANILRAGFEIEEEIHLASDVVRMFICTKRR, encoded by the coding sequence ATGGGAGCAAAAGAGAAGTATAACAGGTTTTCTCGTATTTACGATTTTTTTGAAGGCGCGATGGAAAAGAGGGTGTTTTCTAAATATAGAACGCTACTCATGTCAAAACTCCCTCGTGGCGCGAAAATTCTTGAAATTGGAATTGGAACCGGGAAGAATATCCCATATTACCCACCGGATGTGGAAGTAATCGGGATAGATTTCAGCCCTGGTATGCTGGAAATTGCCAGGAAAAGAATGAACGCATTCCGGGGGAAACGACTGACTTTTTTAGAAATGGATGCTCAGAATATGAGTTTTTCTGACAACACCTTCGACGCAGTAATTTCTACTTTTGTTTTTTGCACAGTTCCAGACCCCATCAAGGGCCTGAAAGAAGCAAAACGAGTATTGAAAATAGGAGGCAAAGCTATTTTTCTGGAACACATGAGAAGCGAGAACAGCTTTATAAATGTTTTTCTGTATCTGGTAAATGTTGTTACCAAACCTCTTTTAGGTACTAGCACCGTTCGTGATACGAAGGCGAACATTTTACGTGCAGGTTTTGAAATAGAGGAAGAAATTCATCTAGCTTCTGATGTTGTCAGAATGTTCATTTGCACAAAAAGGAGGTGA